The Oryza brachyantha chromosome 7, ObraRS2, whole genome shotgun sequence genomic interval CCCCCGCCTTAaaccttctcctcctctcctttgcTCTTGAGAAGCGAAAAGCacctcagcggcggcggcgagtggtgGCCATGGCGGAGCTGAAGGGGCTGTCGGAGAGCCGCGACCTGACTCGGATCGAGCGCATCGGCGCGCACTCCCACATCCGGGGGCTGGGCCTGGACTCCTCGCTCGAGGCCCGCGACGTCTCGGAGGGGATGGTCGGGCAGctccccgcgcgccgcgccgccgggctCATCCTGCAGCTCATCCGCCAGGGGAAtatcgccggccgcgccgtgcTCATCGCCGGGCAGCCCGGCACCGGGAAGACCGCCCTCGCCATGGGCATCGCCAAGTCCCTCGGCGCCGAGACGCCCttcgcctccgtcgccgcATCCGAGCTCTTTTCCCTCGACCTCTCCAAGACCGAGGCACTCACCCAGGCCTTTCGCCGCTCTATCGGCGTCCGCAtcaaggaggaggcggagataATCGAGGGTGAGGTCGTTGAAATCTCAATTGACCGCCCTGTCTCAGCGGCAGTTGCCAGCGGCAGCTCCGCGCCTTCTGGTGTTGTCGCGGCTGGGAAGACTGGGCGGCTCACGCTAAAGACGACGGACATGGAGACGGTGTATGAGCTCGGCGGCAAGATGATTGAGGCCCTGGGGAAAGAGAAGGTCCAGAGCGGGGATGTGGTTGCACTTGACAAGGCCTCTGGGAAGGTGACCAAGCTTGGCCGCTCAATTGGGAGGTCGCGGGATTACGATGCTGTTGGCCCTCACACCAAGTTCGTGAAGTGCCCTGAGGGTGAGCTCCAGAAGCGCAAGGAGGTCGTGCATTGCGTCACCTTACATGAAATTGATGTCATCAATAGCCGGTAACTTCACATTACCTTCCCAAAAATTCGTCCATAACTAGAGTAGATGCACATGCATTCAAGCAATATCTCATACCTTGACAGCTCTGACAAAGGAATTTACATTGGTACATtactatatactccctccgtcccaaaataagtaaACATTTTGATAGGAAaatatgttccaaaataagtgaCTACTTTGGaacttaaaaggaaaaaacccGAGTAAATAGGGGCGCGGACAATTATTTCACATATTCCCATTACCACAAAGGTAAATAAATAGGGACATGGAGGTCATTTACTTGAGTATTAATTTATCTGAAATTGGTTAAATTAGTGACTTGTTATCACATATTACTAAAATTCTATTTGCccagtgagaaaaaaaaatctattataaCGAATCCACCTTAAGTATTTCAATTTCTATCCGGTTACCCTGGAGCTGTGTGCAAGCttgcttgtttgtttgttaCTAATGTGATAACTTAGCCATCAAAATTTCTCTTTCAGTCTTGGAACCTCTGTTCTAACGTTTGCAAGCACTTACTAGCTGAACAACGGATCACTTGTCGCTCCAAAACACATTAAGGACTACCTTACATTTTGCTCTTGAGCCTGCTGAAGATAATTTGTGTATTATGTGTATGTGCAGTGATGagaattacataaataaaattgagGTTGACTAATGTTGCCTAGTTGCACTGAATATGCTCTTTGCATGGGAGTCCCTGCTTACTGTAGGACCCTTTCACCCCATGCTTCGCCCCACCCAAATCCTATTGAATGATGCTGAACTTGGACAAAGGGGTGAGTATTCCCTGTATTGGCAAAACTGGCAGAATGGACCATTGCTACCCATAGTGTTGCAGCGACTGCGTTGCACCTAGTCTCCTCATTCATTCATCGTGCAGACATGTAAAAGGCAGGGTTGACAAAAATCAGTTAAACTGGATATGGTCAGCCCTAGCTGGATCAGGTTGTCCCTACCAAGTGACACATCTACACAATTGGTCAATACTAAGGCAGTGTTTTTTTGGGGCTGATTGAACCTAAGCTAACACACCCTCTTCTGTGTGCatgctttccaaactgctaaacggctcattttttgtgaaaaaatatagtaaaatttcTTCAGAAAATCAATAAATccaattttcaactttatataatacccaattaatcatgcattttTGATCTGTCTTGTTTTGTGCATGGCTAGTAAGCCTTATAAGCCCAAAAGAATGACTAAGAAAATATGGTTTACTTGGCATATTGGGCTTGGAGCTGAAATAAACTTTAGCTGCTCAAATTGGATCTAGTTTTTCTTTAGGCCCATAGAGAAACAACAATAGAGAGCAACCTTCTGTAAGTCCTTTGGAATCAAGGACCTGCACGATGTTGCTTGAGCTTGTTGCAGGGATTCCCAAGTGAAAGCATAGCCTGATGAAAATTAGGCAAGCCTATTAGTACTTTGGTACATCTTAGTAATTATTATGTGCACATAAACAAACCATGTTCCAAGACAAGGTACATGAATATGCTTCAACTAGTCTGGCATCATGACCTGATTGTGATTACGATcatgttctctctctcttgctaTGGCCTTTTCTCAACCAAACACCTATCTGATTTGTTTTAAATAGAATTCTTTGGTTGGAATCTTTCTgaacatttcattttttaatcacCAAACTTTTCCTTATAACTGCATGGTAGTCTTTTAGGTCATTAGACACATTTTATTGGCGTTTAGATGTGGTTTTCtatctactttaaaaatttaagtgaTCCTATTTTTTCACGatctcatttttgtttttgtttttttgttattgCTGTCCAGGACACAGGGTTTTCTTGCACTTTTCACTGGTGACACTGGTGAAATTCGTGCAGAGGTTCGGGAGCAGATTGATACAAAAGTTGCTGAatggagagaggaagggaaggCTGAGATTGTGCCTGGAGTCCTTTTTATTGATGAAGTCCACATGCTAGATATTGAATGCTTCTCCTTCCTAAACCGTGCACTGGAAAATGACATGGCTCCAATCCTAGTCGTTGCAACAAATCGAGGGATCACGTCCATACGTGGAACAAACTACCGATCACCACATGGTATACCACCTGATTTCCTTGATCGGCTCTTAATCATCACGACACAGCCTTACACAGAGGATGATATCCGGAAGATCTTAGACATCAGGTGTGACGAAGAAGACGTGGAAATGTCTGCAGATGCCAAGGTTTTGCTCACAAAGATTGGAGTGGAGACCTCCCTGAGGTATGCGATCCACCTGATCACTTCGGCTGCGCTATCTTGCCAGAAACGCAAGGGTAAGATTGTGGAGATGGAGGATATAAGCCGGGTCTACCAGCTATTCCTGGACGTCAAGAGATCGACACAGTACTTGATGGAGTATCAGAGCCAGTACATGTTCAATGAGGTGCCAGGGGAAGCAGATGGGGACGATGCCATGCAGTCATAGACGGATACTGTTACAGACAAACCTGGTTGGTTTTACGGCTCACTATGGCTACTTATTTCTCCTCTAGATGAATAGTGTTAAGCTTAATATGAGTTACCCAAGCATTGCTTTGTGGTATTGTGGATGCAGTGGGCTATGTTAGTTTTGTAGCTAGATTTCACAATTGAATGTATCTTGTCTCGTTTCATTTCGTTTGAGAGCAGTGGTTCGTAATTTCTTTGTTGCACTACAGTATGTGTACTGTTGTGGTAATATCTTGGTTACTAATGAGTAACGACATCGCAATCAGTTCAATAGGCCAGCCTAGGTAACGAGGTAAGCACCAAGCTATGTTGTTCAATGTTCACTTTGTGTCACAAACTGCAGTCTGGGCCGTCTCCTACATTTTTGTTAAAAGGTCAAATAATCACTAACAGGTATTCAGCAGGTACCCGTGCGACGCGCAGCCGCGTGTCGACTTGTGTTCTTCTAGCTGTACACTGTACTCACAACGTTTGTCCAGGCCAAAATCATACACGACTTTCATAGTACGCGCATGTGAGATCAAAGGAATACTGGGCCAAACCGAACACTCGAACCGTGTGAGTTTTCTGGAGACGGGAACACGTCGGCGCCTCCGCGATTTCCTCCGTCctccaaaaaatcattttttcctCGCTGCCACCGTGCAGAAACCACGCGGCAACACCAACACGCGCGCGCCCGGTTGATCACCGTGAGATCCTGCGGCGCGCGACGCCGACACCTTCCCCACCAGTGCGGCCCCCGCGGGaggcgaggaggtggaggtgagGTCCCGTGTGGGGGGAGGTCGGGGGCGTCTCGGGACTTGGGCCGCAGCGGAAACCGCCTCCCTTTCTCCTCCCCCCACCTCAtcatcctctcctctccttcctctcccacTCCCAACGCTGCTCCCCTCGCCGCTGCCCTCGATCGATCACTctccgcagccgcagccggcgGTGGCCATGGAATCCGACCAGTCCAACTCCGCTGCAGGTGCGTGCTCGTTGCCTTTTTCCCCCGCTCGTGTGGCCGCCCGGCCCGATCGAACTGGATTGCCGTCCGGAACTGCCCGATCGCCTGAAGTGGGTTCCAATTGGATCCTCCCGGCTCACCCCTCTGCCCATTTTTCGACTGAGCTGCTTGTGCGTAGTGGGGCGATGCTGAGCGGTAGTGTTGCTCTCGCTCGCTCGGGTTGTGCGGCGGGGGGGCAGGTGGGATGTAGGTGCGCTTGTCGTGGGTGAGGTCTGGCTGGTGCTGGATTCTGCTGCCGCCCGGAGCTCCAGTTGAGGCTGCGTTTTTGCAGTTCTCTGTGTCAATGTGGCGAGTCTGCTCGCCCTTTGCTTGTAGGAGGTTAATCGGTCATCGGTGGAATAGGAGACTGTTACAGTATTTGGCAATCAAACTTCGTAGGTTTCTGAGAGTTTTGGTCTGGCTATTCAGTGGTGGAAAACTTTTTTAAGTGCAGAGTGCTTGGATGGAGATGCTCAACAGCTCAATCTCTTCATCGGTGGAATTGGTTGAGCCCATTCCTGGTTTCAGTTTTGAGCTAAGGAGAGCGACTTGTCATGTAGTTTCTGCAGTGTGACTGCGTCTGCCTCACAGCCGCATCCACACACATGGGATGATGGAACAGGTGTAGGAAAGTGCATAAGAAGACGTACTTGCAAAGTTGCGAAAAAAGAAGTTAGTCATGCTAGAAGAATCAGCCAATCAGGGATGTTTGTGAATCCCAGGCATTATGTAGCTTGAGTGGAAAAGCCCTTGACATCTTAGAATCTCTGGTTGATAACAATTAATATACAGATTTGTTGTATCCagagagaaatattttatttatatctgGGTTTTTGAGTTTTTGATTGGCATAGAAAAGAGATAATGGAGTCTTGGAGCTTAAGTTCAACTATGTGACTTAAATCCTTTTCCTTCTTCTGATCACAGGAGGTAAGTCGCAGAACAGTTCTGTACCACCTGTGGAAGGTGTTGCTGGAGGAGGGACTAGTTATGGATGGGTGGATGGAGGTTTACAGGGGTCGAGTTTAGGTAATGGTGCAATTGACCCTACAAAGGTACACTCAGCAGATCTATTGCACGTATGGTCTATGCCCAGCACAGCAAATGTTAGCCAGCAAGAAGCACCTCGACCTCTGGAACATGTAAGTTATACATGCATTTATTAGCACTGCTAGAAGAGCAAGAACTCTCTTGCTTTGACGCTTCAGCATGCATAATGTTTCAGGGCCATACCATTTCTCTGTTCCATCAGACATGcagtgtcttttttttcttccagcGTTTACTTGTGATAGGCTGTTGTATGCATGATTTTATCATATCAATCACAATcaattccaaaaatatttaaaagttattttcgTTTAGGTTAACCTTTTGGCAGCAAGGAATGAAAGGGAAAGCTTCCAAATTGCTTTACGTCCAAAGGTATCATGGGCCACTTCAGGTATTGCAGGATCTGTGCAGGTTCAGTGCACTGATCTTTGCTCTTCCACTGGAGACAGGTTTGTTTATTTAAGTCTGAGTTCATTCTTTGAGAGATACCTTCATTTGTGTACTTCTACATTGCATGATTATAACAGTGCTGTACCAGGTTAGTGATCGGTCAATCTGTAACCTTGCGACGTGTGGTGCCTATGTTAGGTGTACCAGATGCTCTTGTGCCACTTGATCCACTGAATCCACAAATAAACCTACTTCCAGGGTATTGCCTCTGTGATTTAGATAACTATGATTCACTCGCATCAACATTTTCTCTTTCATAATTGctaatttactttttttttctacagaGAGACAAGTGCAATATGGGTCTCACTAAATGTTCCTTGCGGACAACAGCCTGGTCTATATGAGGGTGAAATATTTATTACTGCTGTGAGGGCAGAAGCAGAGTAAGCTTGACTATGCTGCTTGATGCTTTAAGTTGGTTCAGTGCTTCTGTCACAAGCGATAGTATAATCTGATCAGCATTGTATGGTCATGAATAGAACATCAGATTTTAGTACTGACACCAGTGCTTGTATTGCATACTTTGTGTATAGTGGATTTATTATAGCACACAGGAAGTATTCGAAGCAATGTACACCACTGTATAAAGAGTTAAAGACCAATGTTTTATATGCACGTAcccatgaaaaatatgtaataatcAGAGGTTCTATATTTCTATGTCCTTCTGTATCTATGAAATCTGAGACTCTTTTATTTCCCGAGGACATTGAACTTTCTGTGTTACTGTATCACATGACCTGCTAAATTTGGAGTCTAGTGTGAGCGAATTACTAATGTAATGTtcttcttatatatttttaaatagttcacaaaatttagaggtgTCTTGGTTTATGAAACaatcattttatattagaCAGTACtcccctccgtttcatattgtaagacgtTTCGTCTATGTCTAGATTGATTTATTGATCAATGTGTATTGTTCATGtatatgtctatattcattagcatcaatatgaatctagacaatgctagaaagtcttatattgtaaaacatgGGTAGTAAGCTTTATCTCATCTTGAAACAAGACAGCTTAAGTAACAAATATGGATATTCAGGACGCCTGCCTAGTGTCCACTCTGATCCTTGCAAGTggtcacaactcacaactGTTCATGtgacatttttgttttattcctAGTTTTATTTGTAGCCATATGTTCATCTCTGGTTGACTGCCATTGGTCTTTAACTATGGTGGCAGGTCTAGAGGAGAGTCCTTGACAAAATCTGAGAGATACCAACTTTATAAAGAATTAAGAAGTTGCATTGACATCACTGAACCCAGAGACTTCTCATCATCAGAGGAAATGGTATTTTACTCTGATGCTATATTAGTAGGGACATGCCatgttatatacttatatcaaATATTCCTATGTAACAATTCTACAACTTTTAGGTGCAAAGACTTACATCTGCTTCAACCACGCTGAGGAGGATGTTAGCTCTTCCATCATTCCAGGACTGCCAGGAGAATAATGGATTAGGAGATATGATGGATGAAGATGTTATGAACAATGTGGCAGTTCGCTTGAAGTTAAGCCTTACCGTTTGGGATTTTACTCTCCCACTGACACCTTCTCTACCTGCTGTTTTTGGCGTATCCTGTCAATATTCTCTTTCAATCTCTTATGTTCTGATAATTTAAGATATAATAAGGATTCAATATGCTTGTGGTGTGCAGCACATACTTTCTAGACATACAGTTAGGAATTTTTGACTAAATTATCCATACTGGCCTTGCTTTGTAGTTACCATGAATTTGCTTTTTTACTGTACTTGTATGGATTTGTTCTTTGACTATACTAAGATATCTGAAACCGTGATTGAAGATCGGTTTTGTTTGGAGCATGGTACCGAAAGTTGGTATGATGCACTTGATCATCACTTCAGGTGGCTCCTCCAATACAGAATCAGTCCATTTTTCTGCAGATGGGGAGATAGCATGCGCATTCTAGCATACACGTGCCCTTGGCCTGGTAACACTTCAGTTTATTGGTAAAAGAATGTGCTGCTATGGAAGTGTGGTTTTTTCTCacttgtttattattattttagctGATCATCCAAAGGCGAAAGAATATTACTCTGATCCAAGATTAGCAGCATATGCTGTACCATACGCACCTATCCTATCAAGGTATTGCTCAAATTCCTGCCAAGTTCTATAACAGTTtgctatatactccctccatcccagaaaaacgaatttctggGTTTGAATAGGGACATACACTACTCCAGATTCAAACCCGGAAGTTGTTTTTTATCCTGGGACTGAGGGCGTatgttgtaaaaaaataacttggctcctttttttattcacaatagCACTGATGCTGCGAAAAATTCCCTGCGAAGAGAGGTTGAAATCCTAAAATCGGAGACTCATTGGTCGAAATCTTACTTCTATCTGTGGGATGAGGTGTGTCATTGCTCAGTTACATGGCTCCACAACACAAAATGCAAGTGTCTCCATGGTTGTATTGTGCCTTATGATgccatatcatttttttaggtttCATTATGACCTGCCTAGATCTACTACATTATGGCTATGATATGAGTAACAGTAACAGTCTTTGATCATCAGATTTAACTAGACATCTAATGTTGAATAGAAAAGGATGGCTAATTCTTACTGATGTTTAGTTATTTTTGTCCTAATGGATGAGGGCAACTTCTGTTGTAATATAATCCTGCCTGATGTGGCATACCAAGAACAGCATAGTGGTACGGAGCATGTCAAACTTCTCATGTTACCAGCATCTACATGCAGTGTTATATCATACATGGAAATGTCCAATATATTCTTATATCATAAATACACATAAACTGGCGATCCAGCAAGTGTAACAGCACCTGTAACATGCAAGAATTTTGTAGATACATGTAATAGTGAGCATGGTAATAATGAGACCACCAGCGCATGCACTGCTCAATAACTAAAACAGCTACTTGTGTGCTCTGTAGAACATAGGGATGGGTATGGACCAACCTGTGGGTACTCTTTGGGCCACTCTTTAACATAAACCCTGTTCATTTCAGTATTAAAGAAGACTTACCTCATGATCATCTAacagttatttttattttgttcagcCATTGAATATGGAACAGTATGATGTAATTCGCAGCATCTCTAATGAGTTACATACTTATGCATCTGATGTGCGTATTTTGACAACTTATTATTGTGGTGAGTAAGACAATCTAATCTCCCTTAGTGACAACACTGCGTGTTAAAATACATGCTTCCATACTTGAATTTGTAAGTAATATGTATTTAGATTGATCATTGGTGTGCCATAAAATATCCTCTTTCATTG includes:
- the LOC102716145 gene encoding ruvB-like 2 codes for the protein MAELKGLSESRDLTRIERIGAHSHIRGLGLDSSLEARDVSEGMVGQLPARRAAGLILQLIRQGNIAGRAVLIAGQPGTGKTALAMGIAKSLGAETPFASVAASELFSLDLSKTEALTQAFRRSIGVRIKEEAEIIEGEVVEISIDRPVSAAVASGSSAPSGVVAAGKTGRLTLKTTDMETVYELGGKMIEALGKEKVQSGDVVALDKASGKVTKLGRSIGRSRDYDAVGPHTKFVKCPEGELQKRKEVVHCVTLHEIDVINSRTQGFLALFTGDTGEIRAEVREQIDTKVAEWREEGKAEIVPGVLFIDEVHMLDIECFSFLNRALENDMAPILVVATNRGITSIRGTNYRSPHGIPPDFLDRLLIITTQPYTEDDIRKILDIRCDEEDVEMSADAKVLLTKIGVETSLRYAIHLITSAALSCQKRKGKIVEMEDISRVYQLFLDVKRSTQYLMEYQSQYMFNEVPGEADGDDAMQS
- the LOC102716429 gene encoding uncharacterized protein LOC102716429 isoform X1, whose product is MESDQSNSAAGGKSQNSSVPPVEGVAGGGTSYGWVDGGLQGSSLGNGAIDPTKVHSADLLHVWSMPSTANVSQQEAPRPLEHVNLLAARNERESFQIALRPKVSWATSGIAGSVQVQCTDLCSSTGDRLVIGQSVTLRRVVPMLGVPDALVPLDPLNPQINLLPGETSAIWVSLNVPCGQQPGLYEGEIFITAVRAEAESRGESLTKSERYQLYKELRSCIDITEPRDFSSSEEMVQRLTSASTTLRRMLALPSFQDCQENNGLGDMMDEDVMNNVAVRLKLSLTVWDFTLPLTPSLPAVFGISETVIEDRFCLEHGTESWYDALDHHFRWLLQYRISPFFCRWGDSMRILAYTCPWPADHPKAKEYYSDPRLAAYAVPYAPILSSTDAAKNSLRREVEILKSETHWSKSYFYLWDEPLNMEQYDVIRSISNELHTYASDVRILTTYYCGPSGSELVPSTFEAFAKVPNVLRPHTQIFCTSEWVFGTREDLVKDIVAELRPDLGEEWWTYVCMGPSDPQPNWHLGMRGTQHRAVMWRVWKEGGTGFLYWGTNCYEKAMIPSAEICFRRGLPPGDGVLFYPGEVFSASHEPVASTRLERILSGMQDIEYLKLYSSRYGREEGLALLEKTGVYLGPDRYALDHGPIDVMRGEVYRTCRS
- the LOC102716429 gene encoding uncharacterized protein LOC102716429 isoform X2, with translation MVQLTLQRYTQQIYCTYGLCPAQQMLASKKHLDLWNMLTFWQQGMKGKASKLLYVQRYHGPLQVLQDLCRFSALIFALPLETGVPDALVPLDPLNPQINLLPGETSAIWVSLNVPCGQQPGLYEGEIFITAVRAEAESRGESLTKSERYQLYKELRSCIDITEPRDFSSSEEMVQRLTSASTTLRRMLALPSFQDCQENNGLGDMMDEDVMNNVAVRLKLSLTVWDFTLPLTPSLPAVFGISETVIEDRFCLEHGTESWYDALDHHFRWLLQYRISPFFCRWGDSMRILAYTCPWPADHPKAKEYYSDPRLAAYAVPYAPILSSTDAAKNSLRREVEILKSETHWSKSYFYLWDEPLNMEQYDVIRSISNELHTYASDVRILTTYYCGPSGSELVPSTFEAFAKVPNVLRPHTQIFCTSEWVFGTREDLVKDIVAELRPDLGEEWWTYVCMGPSDPQPNWHLGMRGTQHRAVMWRVWKEGGTGFLYWGTNCYEKAMIPSAEICFRRGLPPGDGVLFYPGEVFSASHEPVASTRLERILSGMQDIEYLKLYSSRYGREEGLALLEKTGVYLGPDRYALDHGPIDVMRGEVYRTCRS